A genomic window from Halorubrum lacusprofundi ATCC 49239 includes:
- a CDS encoding DUF7090 family protein translates to MDYSLAIENGPETIPGGTGLLLVHPSIGETDRIDTNFLKTDTDAFLVVSTRTTAREVEQKLEYYDVDETKATILDTLSVERGYSRRSSDDVYYVSAPDDLDGVVDRVERFLTEHEGKRRVSVDSLTEMAYYADDDAVYEAAADILDLLDEHDAVGIFHLSEEVHEVATLDRFRDLFEGVIELDGDGNVTVDV, encoded by the coding sequence ATGGACTACTCGCTCGCCATCGAGAACGGGCCGGAAACCATCCCCGGCGGAACCGGACTTCTCCTCGTTCACCCGAGCATCGGCGAGACCGACCGGATCGACACGAATTTTCTGAAGACCGACACAGACGCTTTCCTCGTCGTCTCCACGCGAACCACCGCGCGCGAGGTCGAGCAGAAACTGGAGTACTACGACGTCGACGAGACGAAGGCGACCATCCTCGACACGCTCTCCGTGGAACGAGGATACTCCCGCCGCTCCTCCGACGACGTGTACTACGTCTCCGCCCCGGACGACCTCGACGGGGTCGTCGACCGGGTGGAGCGGTTCCTCACCGAACACGAGGGGAAGCGACGCGTCTCCGTGGACTCGCTCACGGAGATGGCGTACTACGCCGACGATGATGCGGTGTACGAGGCGGCCGCGGACATCCTCGATCTCCTCGACGAACACGACGCGGTCGGCATCTTCCACCTCTCCGAAGAGGTCCACGAAGTCGCGACGCTCGACCGGTTCCGAGACCTGTTCGAGGGTGTCATCGAACTCGACGGCGACGGGAACGTGACCGTCGACGTGTGA
- a CDS encoding DUF7089 family protein, whose amino-acid sequence MFSTRPLDDDLDAVREAHAPGSPVLDVDADFETLPPAAAEDLGLFVDGLSPASFPVEWLPDEVPDLLRKYAGPTFTVGLPGDGTVVRTTQTDPQTVLVKHRAEGTPDDFLAFLIADRLVQIGVEPTPGSLPDDTPSSRLPESFLPFFGERYRDLDAAIRRPDPDTGASTTGLGPTDVFQIATALFDAWIGLYTRDVFASWEGSHPRLFDAWLDAGDSLEGRLGELAGEVARGETDFASATEYACSAVRHGLDLPAPFAALDTAAYRDRGAPYAVTWAEKTVASMVDAAE is encoded by the coding sequence ATGTTCTCGACGCGTCCGCTCGACGACGACCTCGACGCGGTTCGCGAGGCCCACGCGCCGGGATCTCCGGTGCTCGACGTCGACGCGGATTTCGAGACGCTCCCTCCGGCCGCCGCGGAGGACCTCGGCCTGTTCGTTGACGGGCTCTCGCCCGCGTCGTTTCCGGTCGAGTGGCTCCCCGACGAAGTGCCCGACCTGCTCCGCAAGTACGCCGGTCCGACCTTCACCGTCGGACTTCCGGGGGACGGAACCGTCGTCCGAACGACCCAGACTGACCCGCAGACCGTGCTCGTCAAGCACCGCGCTGAGGGGACTCCCGACGACTTCCTCGCGTTCCTGATCGCGGATCGGTTGGTTCAGATCGGCGTCGAGCCGACGCCGGGCTCGCTACCCGACGACACGCCGAGTTCTCGCCTCCCCGAGAGCTTCCTCCCGTTTTTCGGCGAGCGCTACCGCGACCTTGACGCCGCGATTCGGCGCCCCGACCCCGACACGGGCGCCTCTACGACCGGGCTGGGGCCCACCGACGTCTTTCAGATCGCGACCGCGCTATTCGACGCGTGGATCGGGCTGTACACCCGTGATGTCTTCGCCTCGTGGGAGGGGAGTCATCCCCGGCTGTTCGACGCGTGGCTCGACGCCGGCGACAGCCTCGAAGGGCGGCTCGGCGAACTCGCGGGCGAGGTCGCCCGCGGTGAGACCGACTTCGCGAGCGCGACCGAGTACGCCTGCTCGGCGGTCCGTCACGGCCTCGATCTGCCTGCGCCGTTTGCGGCGCTCGACACCGCGGCGTACCGCGACCGCGGCGCTCCCTACGCGGTGACGTGGGCGGAGAAGACGGTGGCGTCGATGGTCGACGCCGCGGAGTAG
- a CDS encoding aspartate kinase: MRVVAKFGGTSLGSGDRIERAADSVANAVAAGHEIAVVASAMGSTTDDLLDDITFETDDADRAEIVSMGERTSVRMLKAALSVRDVDAVFLEPGHPDWPVITNEVGEVDVEETKKRARKIAARMDGVVPIITGFLAEDHDGNVTTLGRGGSDTTAVMLGNYMDADEVVIVTDVEGVMTGDPRVVEGARNVGQITVDELRNLSFRGAEVVAPSALSYKDEDLAVRVVHYQHGDLLRGGTRIEGEFESLIDMREEPLACLTIAGRAIRNRSGILSQLANALREEEINIDAVASGMDSVTFYVDVDVAETAEALLHEAVVEDEALSSVTVADPIAVIRVTGGELPNQSGVIQEIIAPLADDGINIIDLITSATSVAVFVDWDDREDALEIVQSRFD, translated from the coding sequence ATGCGCGTAGTCGCCAAGTTCGGCGGCACGAGCCTCGGGAGCGGCGACCGGATCGAGCGCGCGGCGGACTCGGTCGCGAACGCGGTCGCGGCGGGCCACGAGATCGCAGTCGTCGCGAGCGCGATGGGGTCGACGACCGACGACCTCCTCGACGACATCACCTTCGAGACGGACGACGCCGACCGCGCCGAGATCGTCTCGATGGGCGAGCGCACCAGCGTCCGAATGCTGAAGGCGGCGCTCTCGGTTCGCGATGTCGACGCCGTCTTCCTCGAACCCGGCCACCCGGACTGGCCCGTCATCACGAACGAGGTCGGCGAGGTCGACGTTGAGGAGACGAAGAAACGCGCGCGCAAGATCGCCGCCCGCATGGATGGGGTCGTCCCCATCATCACCGGGTTCCTCGCGGAGGACCACGACGGGAACGTCACGACGCTCGGGCGCGGCGGGTCCGACACCACTGCCGTGATGCTCGGCAACTACATGGACGCCGACGAGGTCGTGATCGTCACCGACGTCGAGGGCGTAATGACCGGCGATCCGCGGGTGGTCGAGGGCGCGCGCAACGTCGGGCAGATCACCGTCGACGAGCTACGGAACCTCTCGTTCCGCGGCGCGGAGGTCGTCGCGCCGTCCGCGCTCTCGTACAAGGACGAGGACCTCGCAGTCAGAGTCGTCCACTACCAGCACGGCGACCTGCTCAGAGGCGGTACCCGGATTGAAGGCGAGTTCGAGAGTCTGATCGACATGCGCGAAGAACCGCTCGCGTGTCTCACCATCGCCGGTCGCGCGATCCGAAACCGCTCGGGTATCCTCTCGCAGCTCGCGAACGCGCTCCGCGAGGAGGAGATCAACATCGATGCGGTCGCCTCCGGAATGGACTCGGTCACCTTCTACGTCGACGTCGACGTGGCCGAGACGGCCGAGGCGCTACTCCACGAGGCCGTCGTCGAGGACGAGGCGCTCTCCTCGGTGACCGTCGCCGACCCGATCGCGGTCATTCGGGTGACCGGCGGCGAACTCCCGAACCAGTCCGGCGTCATCCAGGAGATCATCGCGCCCCTCGCCGACGACGGGATCAACATCATCGACCTGATCACGAGCGCGACCTCCGTCGCGGTATTCGTCGACTGGGACGATCGCGAAGACGCGCTCGAAATCGTTCAGAGCCGGTTCGACTGA